The following are encoded together in the Dama dama isolate Ldn47 chromosome 27, ASM3311817v1, whole genome shotgun sequence genome:
- the MPPE1 gene encoding metallophosphoesterase 1 isoform X1: MASSRLGARGQCLHLLKMRGFLLLKLLAAVLAVLLFCEFLIYYLVIFRCSWPELKTPEGAGALGAPKAPEPVLRAMFLADTHLLGAVRGHWLDKLRREWQMERAFQTALWLLQPEVVFILGDVFDEGKWSSPEAWADDVGRFWKVFRHPPHVQLWAVAGNHDIGFHYQMDTYRIKRFEKVFSPERLFSWKGINFVMVNSVALEGDGCDICSRAEAELLEISHWLNCSREEHRPRGCGDRQWLPASAPILLQHFPLYRRNDANCSGEDAAPPDEKYTLFRERYDVLSQEVSRKLLWWLQPRLVLSGHTHSACEVQHGAGILEVSVPSFSWRNRNNPSFIMGSITPMDYALAKCYLPREDMVLTTYCVAAGSLMLITLIPTGLVSAPFHFGQRVLRKFKTM, translated from the exons ATGGCCTCAAGCCGACTAGGGGCCAGGGGGCAGTGCCTCCATTTGCTGAAGATGAGGGGCTTCTTGCTGCTGAAGCTCTTGGCCGCTGTCTTGGCTGTGCTTCTCTTCTGTGAATTTCTGATCTACTACCTCGTCATCTTCCGGTGCAGCTGGCCCGAGCTGAAAACCCCTGAAGGTGCCGGTGCCCTTGGGGCCCCCAAggcccctgagcctgtgctcaggGCCATGTTCTTGGCTGACACCCACCTGCTCGGGGCCGTGAGAGGCCACTGGCTGGACAAATTACGGAG GGAGTGGCAGATGGAGCGAGCCTTCCAGACAGCACTGTGGCTACTGCAGCCGGAAGTTGTCTTCATCCTGGGGGATGTCTTCGATGAGGGGAAGTGGAGCTCGCCCGAG GCCTGGGCGGACGATGTGGGGCGCTTCTGGAAGGTGTTCCGACACCCGCCCCATGTGCAGCTGTGGGCTGTGGCTGGCAACCACGACATCGGCTTCCACTACCA GATGGACACATACAGAATAAAACGATTTGAGAAAGTTTTCAGCCCTGAAAGGCTATTTTCTTGGAAAGGGATTAA TTTCGTGATGGTCAACAGCGTTGCGCTGGAGGGGGACGGCTGTGACATCTGTTCCAGGGCAGAGGCTGAGCTCCTGGAAATCTCTCACTGGCTGAACTGCTCCCGGGAG GAGCATCGCCCCCGCGGGTGCGGAGACAGACAGTGGCTGCCAGCCTCAGCCCCCATCCTGCTACAG CACTTCCCGCTTTACCGGAGAAACGATGCCAACTGCTCCGGGGAGGACGCAGCGCCCCCCGACGAGAAGTACACCCTCTTCAGGGAGCGCTATGACGTGCTGTCCCAGGAGGTCTCACGGAAG CTGCTGTGGTGGCTGCAGCCGCGCCTGGTCCTCAGCGGCCACACGCACAGCGCCTGCGAGGTCCAGCACGGGGCAGGCATCCTGGAGGTCAGCGTGCCGTCCTTCAGTTGGAGGAACAGAAACAACCCCAGTTTCATCATG GGCAGCATCACGCCCATGGACTACGCCCTGGCCAAGTGCTACCTGCCGCGTGAGGACATGGTTCTGACCACGTACTGTGTGGCAGCCGGGAGCCTCATGCTCATCACGTTAATCCCCACTGGGCTTGTGTCTGCACCTTTTCATTTTGGTCAGAGGGTGCTCAGAAAATTTAAGACCATGTGA
- the MPPE1 gene encoding metallophosphoesterase 1 isoform X2, with protein MASSRLGARGQCLHLLKMRGFLLLKLLAAVLAVLLFCEFLIYYLVIFRCSWPELKTPEGAGALGAPKAPEPVLRAMFLADTHLLGAVRGHWLDKLRREWQMERAFQTALWLLQPEVVFILGDVFDEGKWSSPEAWADDVGRFWKVFRHPPHVQLWAVAGNHDIGFHYQMDTYRIKRFEKVFSPERLFSWKGINFVMVNSVALEGDGCDICSRAEAELLEISHWLNCSREEHRPRGCGDRQWLPASAPILLQHFPLYRRNDANCSGEDAAPPDEKYTLFRERYDVLSQEVSRKLLWWLQPRLVLSGHTHSACEVQHGAGILEVSVPSFSWRNRNNPSFIMPQIEPNLF; from the exons ATGGCCTCAAGCCGACTAGGGGCCAGGGGGCAGTGCCTCCATTTGCTGAAGATGAGGGGCTTCTTGCTGCTGAAGCTCTTGGCCGCTGTCTTGGCTGTGCTTCTCTTCTGTGAATTTCTGATCTACTACCTCGTCATCTTCCGGTGCAGCTGGCCCGAGCTGAAAACCCCTGAAGGTGCCGGTGCCCTTGGGGCCCCCAAggcccctgagcctgtgctcaggGCCATGTTCTTGGCTGACACCCACCTGCTCGGGGCCGTGAGAGGCCACTGGCTGGACAAATTACGGAG GGAGTGGCAGATGGAGCGAGCCTTCCAGACAGCACTGTGGCTACTGCAGCCGGAAGTTGTCTTCATCCTGGGGGATGTCTTCGATGAGGGGAAGTGGAGCTCGCCCGAG GCCTGGGCGGACGATGTGGGGCGCTTCTGGAAGGTGTTCCGACACCCGCCCCATGTGCAGCTGTGGGCTGTGGCTGGCAACCACGACATCGGCTTCCACTACCA GATGGACACATACAGAATAAAACGATTTGAGAAAGTTTTCAGCCCTGAAAGGCTATTTTCTTGGAAAGGGATTAA TTTCGTGATGGTCAACAGCGTTGCGCTGGAGGGGGACGGCTGTGACATCTGTTCCAGGGCAGAGGCTGAGCTCCTGGAAATCTCTCACTGGCTGAACTGCTCCCGGGAG GAGCATCGCCCCCGCGGGTGCGGAGACAGACAGTGGCTGCCAGCCTCAGCCCCCATCCTGCTACAG CACTTCCCGCTTTACCGGAGAAACGATGCCAACTGCTCCGGGGAGGACGCAGCGCCCCCCGACGAGAAGTACACCCTCTTCAGGGAGCGCTATGACGTGCTGTCCCAGGAGGTCTCACGGAAG CTGCTGTGGTGGCTGCAGCCGCGCCTGGTCCTCAGCGGCCACACGCACAGCGCCTGCGAGGTCCAGCACGGGGCAGGCATCCTGGAGGTCAGCGTGCCGTCCTTCAGTTGGAGGAACAGAAACAACCCCAGTTTCATCATG